In Sandaracinaceae bacterium, one DNA window encodes the following:
- a CDS encoding FAD-binding oxidoreductase, translating to MSDRPITASGDTRFVPPSSAAPTPGDGEALDGWGYADTRFVVKPNGVTVLTGQRYNISNVELPTLMPWFAQRLDAPLGPDNRNEPHYPPAIPSALSSPALLAELRTFLAKEQLTDDPKARLRRGHGHTGGEIWAIRYRTLERVPDLVVFPTGHHEVVRLVETARKHEACVIPFGGGTNVTEALRLSVDEQRFVIAVDMRRMNRVLWVDAVNHMACIEAGATGQHIVDELKKHGLTMGHEPDSLEFSTLGGWIATNASGMKKNRYGNIEELVLDMQVVTAHGVMERPAQAAPRESVGVNPKQYMFGSEGNFGIVTTAVVKLFAVPEVQRYGSVVFPNLAAGLAFMYDLQASGALPASVRVMDNTQFHFGQALKPAKKGLWAKTMGAIEKFVVTKVKGFDPFQLAVATIVFEGSREQVAFQERALYRIAKQHGGMKGGAANGERGYQLTFGIAYIRDLTFEHWAIAESFETSVPWSKALDLYERVQARCEREHSERGLPGKLFFTGRITQAYQTGVCIYFYLGFYAKGVADPVASYTALEHAAREEILAAGGSLSHHHGVGKIRQDFLGDIYSDGARVLARKVKSAIDPENLFGAGNHGVNGPVTLARPATLAHSEEHS from the coding sequence ATGTCCGACAGACCCATCACCGCGAGTGGCGACACCCGGTTCGTGCCTCCTTCCTCGGCTGCGCCCACCCCGGGCGACGGCGAGGCACTCGACGGCTGGGGCTACGCGGACACGCGGTTCGTGGTGAAGCCCAACGGTGTCACCGTGTTGACCGGGCAGCGCTACAACATCAGCAACGTCGAGCTTCCGACGCTCATGCCGTGGTTCGCGCAGCGCCTCGATGCGCCGCTGGGGCCGGACAACCGCAACGAACCGCACTACCCCCCGGCGATTCCTTCGGCCCTCTCATCGCCCGCGCTGCTCGCCGAGCTGCGCACGTTCCTAGCAAAGGAGCAGCTGACCGATGATCCGAAGGCGCGCCTGCGTCGCGGGCACGGCCACACCGGCGGCGAGATCTGGGCCATCCGCTACCGCACGCTCGAGCGGGTGCCCGACCTGGTGGTCTTCCCCACCGGCCACCACGAGGTGGTGCGCCTGGTCGAGACCGCACGGAAGCACGAGGCGTGTGTGATCCCCTTCGGCGGTGGCACCAACGTGACAGAGGCGCTGCGCCTCTCGGTGGATGAGCAGCGCTTCGTGATCGCGGTCGACATGCGGCGCATGAACCGCGTGCTGTGGGTCGACGCGGTGAACCACATGGCCTGCATCGAGGCCGGCGCGACCGGGCAGCACATCGTCGACGAGCTGAAGAAGCACGGCCTGACGATGGGGCACGAGCCCGACAGCCTCGAGTTCTCCACGCTGGGCGGCTGGATCGCCACCAACGCCAGCGGCATGAAGAAGAACCGCTACGGGAACATCGAAGAGCTGGTGCTCGACATGCAGGTGGTCACCGCGCACGGGGTCATGGAGCGCCCGGCGCAGGCCGCGCCGCGCGAGAGCGTGGGCGTGAACCCCAAGCAGTACATGTTCGGCAGCGAGGGCAACTTCGGCATCGTGACCACCGCCGTGGTCAAGCTCTTCGCGGTACCCGAGGTGCAGCGCTACGGCAGCGTGGTCTTCCCGAACCTCGCGGCGGGGCTCGCGTTCATGTACGACCTCCAAGCTTCGGGCGCGCTGCCTGCGAGCGTGCGCGTCATGGACAACACCCAGTTCCACTTCGGACAGGCGCTCAAGCCGGCCAAGAAGGGCCTCTGGGCCAAGACCATGGGGGCCATCGAGAAGTTCGTGGTGACCAAGGTGAAGGGCTTCGACCCCTTTCAGCTCGCCGTCGCCACCATCGTGTTCGAGGGCTCGCGCGAGCAGGTGGCGTTCCAGGAGCGCGCGCTCTACCGCATCGCCAAGCAGCACGGCGGCATGAAGGGTGGCGCGGCCAACGGCGAGCGCGGCTACCAGCTCACCTTCGGCATCGCGTACATCCGCGACCTGACCTTCGAGCACTGGGCCATCGCCGAGAGCTTCGAGACCAGCGTGCCGTGGAGCAAGGCGCTGGACCTCTACGAGCGTGTGCAAGCGCGCTGCGAGCGCGAGCACAGCGAGCGCGGTCTGCCGGGGAAGCTGTTCTTCACCGGCCGCATCACGCAGGCCTACCAGACCGGCGTGTGCATCTACTTCTACCTCGGCTTCTACGCCAAGGGCGTGGCGGACCCGGTGGCGTCCTACACGGCGCTCGAGCACGCGGCGCGCGAGGAGATCCTGGCCGCGGGGGGCTCGCTCTCGCACCACCATGGTGTCGGCAAGATCCGGCAGGACTTCCTGGGCGACATCTACTCCGACGGGGCCCGCGTGCTTGCCCGCAAGGTCAAGTCCGCCATCGACCCCGAGAACCTGTTCGGGGCCGGGAACCACGGGGTGAACGGCCCCGTCACGCTGGCACGGCCAGCCACGCTGGCCCACTCCGAGGAGCACTCATGA
- the ccsA gene encoding cytochrome c biogenesis protein CcsA, whose amino-acid sequence MLTPDIPFLGNLALCLILVSAAYTLAMSLGAASGRLHLLVAARAGTYATCAFVLMAVAVLGYAFQTHDFRITYIARYSDRSMPWTYLVTSLWGGQDGSLLWWTFLLSGYTAALTVWMRGRYVELQPYVLATLMGIFLFFGVLMLFPANPFATYLDGGPPDGEGLNPLLQNYWMAIHPPSLYMGFVGWSVPFAIVFAALLSGRLDNEWVHMARPWAMVTWAFLSLGLLLGCLWSYEELGWGGYWAWDPVENASFMPWLTGTAYLHSALIQERRSMLKVWNVFLLCLTFFMTIFGTFLTRSGLIASVHAFAQSDIGEYFVWFMVFLGVVITAAILYRLPKLVGTHRIESMLSREFAFLVNNWILLGMMVGVLGATLWPKISDWMYGEEATVGPPFFNEWMTPLGLALLFLAGLGPLIAWRKASGKSLLMSLRVPFAAAFVAAGLHVAFGGALGRPAIVEGETIYSGGLGAIMGAFHNAAPLVSSFTCAFVSASILQEFARGAAVRMRKGEGVVSAVLKLVARARRRYGGYIVHLGVVFMFVGFTGAAYDRTEESAMLPGASMSLGEYDLRYDGPRREVDPTKQMIFTDMTLTRSGARSGQRVSPAKFIYRLRPEMPTTEVAIHSRPSEDLYVIMATVDPMTRRATFQVKVRPLVWWIWFGGMLVLLGCVISLWPKTSDLLGTAEARTSGPRGKLARLATAAFVALLLALIASLPAWASAQSGSSSSHAGTVVIHDHEERQLFSTLLCDCGSCERLALDTCACTWAEDKRAELRARMAAGESNDTLIRSYRAQYGNAAISIPSDEGSRKVLWVAPLLALVLGGGGVIVIGRRWQAAHAVAAAARAAAPHVDQTPADVGYESALDDELRRFEDES is encoded by the coding sequence GTGCTGACCCCCGACATCCCCTTCCTCGGCAACCTCGCGCTCTGCCTGATCCTGGTCAGCGCCGCCTACACCCTGGCGATGAGCCTCGGGGCTGCCAGCGGGCGCCTGCACTTGCTGGTCGCCGCCCGCGCCGGCACCTACGCCACCTGCGCCTTCGTGCTCATGGCCGTGGCGGTGCTGGGCTACGCCTTCCAGACCCACGACTTCCGCATCACGTACATCGCGCGCTACAGCGACCGCAGCATGCCCTGGACGTACCTGGTGACGTCTCTCTGGGGCGGCCAAGACGGATCGCTGCTGTGGTGGACGTTCCTGCTCTCGGGCTACACGGCCGCCCTCACCGTGTGGATGCGCGGCCGCTACGTGGAGCTGCAGCCCTACGTGCTGGCCACGCTGATGGGCATCTTCCTGTTCTTCGGCGTGCTCATGCTGTTCCCCGCCAACCCGTTCGCCACGTACCTGGACGGCGGCCCGCCGGACGGCGAGGGCCTGAACCCGCTGCTGCAGAACTACTGGATGGCCATCCACCCGCCCTCGCTCTACATGGGCTTCGTGGGCTGGTCGGTGCCCTTCGCCATCGTGTTCGCGGCGCTGCTCTCGGGCCGGTTGGACAACGAGTGGGTCCACATGGCGCGGCCTTGGGCCATGGTCACCTGGGCTTTCCTCTCGCTGGGCCTCCTGCTGGGCTGCCTTTGGAGCTACGAGGAGCTGGGCTGGGGTGGGTATTGGGCCTGGGACCCGGTCGAGAATGCCTCCTTCATGCCGTGGCTCACGGGCACGGCCTACCTGCACAGCGCGCTCATCCAGGAGCGCCGCAGCATGCTCAAGGTCTGGAACGTCTTCCTGCTGTGCCTGACGTTCTTCATGACCATCTTCGGCACGTTCCTCACGCGCTCGGGGCTCATCGCCAGCGTGCACGCGTTCGCGCAGAGCGACATCGGCGAGTACTTCGTGTGGTTCATGGTGTTCCTCGGCGTGGTCATCACCGCCGCCATCCTGTACCGCCTGCCCAAGCTGGTGGGCACGCACCGCATCGAGTCCATGCTCAGCCGCGAGTTCGCCTTCCTGGTGAACAACTGGATCCTGCTCGGCATGATGGTGGGGGTGTTGGGCGCCACGCTCTGGCCCAAGATCTCGGACTGGATGTACGGCGAGGAGGCCACCGTGGGGCCGCCCTTCTTCAACGAGTGGATGACGCCGCTGGGGCTCGCGCTGCTGTTCCTGGCCGGCCTCGGTCCGCTCATCGCGTGGCGCAAGGCCAGCGGCAAGAGCCTGCTCATGTCGCTGCGCGTGCCCTTCGCCGCCGCGTTCGTGGCGGCTGGCCTGCACGTGGCCTTCGGAGGCGCGCTCGGGCGGCCGGCCATCGTGGAGGGCGAGACCATCTACAGCGGCGGCCTCGGTGCCATCATGGGCGCATTCCACAACGCGGCCCCGCTGGTCTCCAGCTTCACCTGCGCGTTCGTGTCGGCCAGCATCCTGCAAGAGTTCGCGCGCGGCGCGGCGGTGCGCATGCGCAAGGGCGAGGGCGTGGTCAGCGCCGTGCTCAAGCTGGTGGCGCGCGCACGCAGGCGCTACGGCGGGTACATCGTGCACCTCGGGGTGGTCTTCATGTTCGTGGGCTTCACCGGCGCCGCGTACGACCGCACGGAGGAGTCGGCCATGTTGCCCGGCGCGTCCATGAGCCTCGGCGAGTACGACCTGCGCTACGACGGCCCGCGCCGCGAGGTGGACCCCACCAAGCAGATGATCTTCACGGACATGACGCTGACGCGCAGCGGGGCCCGTTCCGGCCAGCGCGTCAGCCCGGCCAAGTTCATCTATCGCCTGCGCCCCGAGATGCCCACTACGGAAGTGGCCATCCACAGCCGCCCCAGCGAAGACCTCTACGTCATCATGGCCACGGTGGACCCCATGACCCGGCGTGCCACGTTCCAGGTGAAGGTGCGCCCGCTGGTCTGGTGGATCTGGTTCGGCGGCATGCTGGTGCTGCTGGGCTGCGTCATCTCGCTGTGGCCCAAGACGTCGGACCTGCTGGGGACTGCAGAGGCACGCACCAGCGGACCGCGCGGCAAGCTGGCCCGGCTCGCCACGGCGGCGTTCGTGGCGCTGCTGCTCGCGCTCATCGCGTCTTTGCCCGCGTGGGCCTCGGCGCAGTCCGGGAGCAGCAGCTCGCACGCCGGCACCGTGGTCATCCACGACCACGAGGAGCGTCAGCTGTTCAGCACGCTCTTGTGCGACTGCGGCAGCTGCGAGCGCTTGGCCCTCGACACCTGCGCCTGCACCTGGGCGGAAGACAAGCGCGCCGAGCTGCGCGCCCGCATGGCGGCCGGTGAGTCCAACGACACGCTCATTCGCAGCTACCGCGCGCAGTACGGCAACGCGGCCATCAGCATCCCGTCGGACGAGGGCAGCCGGAAGGTGCTGTGGGTGGCCCCGCTGCTCGCCCTGGTGCTGGGCGGCGGCGGCGTCATCGTCATCGGGCGGCGCTGGCAGGCGGCTCACGCGGTGGCTGCGGCCGCCCGCGCCGCCGCCCCCCACGTGGACCAAACGCCTGCGGACGTGGGCTACGAGAGCGCGCTCGACGACGAGCTGCGCCGCTTCGAGGACGAGTCATGA
- a CDS encoding NAD-dependent epimerase/dehydratase family protein: protein MKPVLVTGASGYLGRHILIALKEAGIPAIALARSAGSWPAHWADEVGDIRLVTGTPLAPEAWLDTVGPVGAIIHAAGVVKHSRADVGDMHDVNVRGTQEMVRAASKLGARMLFMSTSGTVACFDDATATADEHAPFAEKLAGRWPYYASKIEAERASRALADELGVPLAMARLPILLGPKDHKRRSTTHVTRVLDARVPLVPSGGVNFADVRDVATALVRLTQLDAMQPVYHFPGTVLSLADFFQLVCEVSGATLDRPHAPRWVVQGLAKLSEHLPRKGPLEKLPDSVVLEMATCHWGLSSLWSEQELGYRSRPPRETLSDTVEWLRTSDEGVGATHG, encoded by the coding sequence ATGAAGCCAGTCCTGGTCACGGGCGCGAGCGGGTACCTCGGTCGCCACATCCTCATTGCGCTCAAGGAAGCCGGCATCCCGGCGATTGCGCTCGCGCGCTCGGCTGGGAGCTGGCCGGCGCACTGGGCCGACGAGGTGGGCGACATCCGGCTCGTTACGGGCACGCCGCTCGCGCCAGAGGCGTGGCTCGACACCGTGGGCCCGGTGGGCGCCATCATCCACGCCGCCGGCGTGGTGAAGCACTCGCGCGCCGACGTGGGCGACATGCACGACGTCAACGTGCGGGGCACGCAGGAGATGGTCCGCGCCGCCAGCAAGCTCGGCGCGCGCATGCTGTTCATGTCCACCTCGGGCACCGTCGCGTGCTTCGATGACGCCACGGCCACGGCCGACGAGCACGCACCGTTCGCCGAGAAGCTAGCTGGGCGTTGGCCCTACTACGCGTCGAAGATCGAAGCCGAGCGCGCCTCGCGGGCCCTAGCCGACGAGTTGGGCGTCCCGCTGGCGATGGCACGCCTGCCGATCCTGCTCGGCCCCAAGGACCACAAGCGGCGCTCCACGACGCACGTCACCCGCGTGCTCGACGCGCGCGTGCCGCTCGTTCCCAGCGGTGGCGTGAACTTCGCTGACGTGCGCGACGTGGCCACCGCCCTCGTGCGCCTGACCCAGCTCGACGCGATGCAGCCCGTCTACCACTTCCCGGGTACCGTCCTGTCACTGGCCGACTTCTTCCAGCTGGTGTGCGAAGTCTCGGGCGCCACGCTCGACCGCCCCCACGCGCCACGCTGGGTGGTCCAGGGCCTTGCCAAGCTCAGCGAGCACCTGCCGCGCAAGGGACCGCTCGAGAAGCTCCCCGACTCGGTGGTCCTCGAGATGGCCACCTGCCACTGGGGCCTCTCGTCATTGTGGAGCGAGCAGGAGCTCGGCTACCGTTCGCGCCCTCCGCGGGAGACGCTGAGCGACACCGTGGAGTGGCTGCGCACCTCGGACGAGGGGGTTGGCGCCACGCACGGGTAG
- a CDS encoding carboxypeptidase regulatory-like domain-containing protein produces MKQVRRWALVLSLVGASSSIAARAQEELAPEPAQEAPRGPADVLTGPGSNPRATVAGATQAPSIGMRQLAGEAIPLAVSGMMESVAPGSIEVHVRDFRNQPAVGALLRLGVMTQEQARSSREARTDANGMAVFRGLPTGEDQAYRVNLVDEGATTSTTPFRLPAEAGYRVEVMQLPVTPDTRFLFVWQYDTSVEFTNGKLHLVQQVQLVNGGDAIIRLPEEGLRFSLPEGFQSFQSQPMMTDQRIVPDDDGFVLQGSLPPGGQALLYGFDIPITPGTMRLATGLPLRVRTVQVVSEEAAGVRLSVAGLPAPRVHESPTRMLVTGIQRDATEGPLGDLVITLDDIPGPGPARLIAVGIAVLLLLLGGFMLMRRKDPQALLDTARQAQRDELLEQLAVLESQHAAGDVGPEFYARERSSLRDALAAWIKASSDTRTAGAHSSPR; encoded by the coding sequence ATGAAGCAGGTTCGCCGTTGGGCGTTGGTCCTCTCGCTGGTGGGCGCCTCCTCGTCCATTGCAGCGCGTGCGCAGGAAGAGCTTGCCCCCGAGCCAGCGCAGGAGGCCCCACGTGGGCCCGCCGACGTGCTGACGGGGCCGGGCTCCAACCCGCGGGCCACCGTGGCGGGGGCCACCCAGGCGCCCAGCATCGGCATGCGGCAGCTCGCGGGCGAGGCCATCCCGCTGGCCGTCTCCGGCATGATGGAGTCCGTGGCCCCCGGCAGCATCGAGGTGCACGTGCGGGACTTCCGCAACCAGCCTGCCGTGGGCGCGCTCTTGCGTCTTGGCGTCATGACGCAGGAGCAGGCGCGCTCCTCGCGCGAGGCGCGCACCGACGCCAACGGCATGGCGGTGTTTCGCGGCCTCCCCACCGGTGAGGACCAGGCCTACCGGGTGAACCTCGTGGACGAGGGCGCCACCACCAGCACCACGCCCTTCCGGCTGCCGGCCGAGGCGGGCTACCGCGTGGAGGTCATGCAGCTGCCGGTCACGCCGGACACGCGCTTCCTCTTCGTGTGGCAGTACGACACCAGCGTGGAGTTCACCAACGGCAAGCTGCACCTCGTGCAGCAGGTGCAGCTGGTCAACGGGGGCGACGCCATCATCCGGCTGCCCGAGGAGGGCCTGCGCTTCTCACTGCCCGAAGGCTTCCAGAGCTTCCAGTCGCAGCCCATGATGACCGACCAGCGCATCGTCCCGGACGACGACGGCTTCGTGCTGCAGGGCTCGCTCCCGCCCGGAGGGCAGGCGCTGCTCTACGGCTTCGACATCCCCATCACCCCCGGCACCATGCGGCTCGCCACTGGCCTGCCGCTGCGCGTGCGTACGGTGCAGGTGGTCTCGGAGGAGGCCGCCGGCGTGCGCCTCAGCGTGGCTGGGCTGCCCGCCCCGCGCGTCCACGAGTCCCCCACGCGCATGCTGGTCACCGGCATTCAGCGCGACGCCACCGAGGGCCCGCTGGGCGACCTCGTGATCACCCTGGACGACATCCCTGGTCCGGGTCCGGCGCGGCTCATCGCCGTGGGCATCGCGGTGTTGTTGCTGCTCCTCGGGGGCTTCATGCTGATGCGCCGCAAGGACCCGCAGGCGCTGCTGGACACGGCGCGGCAAGCTCAGCGCGACGAGCTGCTTGAGCAGCTCGCGGTGCTCGAGTCGCAGCACGCCGCCGGCGACGTGGGCCCCGAGTTCTACGCCCGGGAGCGGTCCTCGCTGCGGGACGCGCTGGCCGCATGGATCAAGGCTTCGAGCGACACCCGCACCGCAGGCGCCCACTCGTCGCCCCGCTGA
- a CDS encoding zinc ribbon domain-containing protein gives MSAVIPGFFMVLGAAGLLLALYFVWQSVRAALGVVQLGGAESLDRERARLLERKAALLDGLADLRFEHDAGKIDAADFAVVDAQLREEAKDVLKALDEELEPYRGQADAVIEAYLAGSSLESMAPAELLAAQTKRRASAPEGTASAADGAVTAAPAPRRRRRGKPSASDSGSRDNHLLCPQCMAPNVPDAEFCCECSARVAPLECAACHTVNDADATFCKKCGGALVEEPSEPGKKS, from the coding sequence ATGAGCGCGGTCATCCCCGGGTTCTTCATGGTGCTGGGCGCAGCCGGCTTGCTGCTGGCGCTGTACTTCGTGTGGCAGAGCGTGCGCGCTGCGCTCGGCGTGGTGCAGCTGGGCGGGGCCGAGAGCCTCGATCGCGAGCGCGCGCGCCTGCTGGAGCGCAAGGCGGCCCTGCTGGACGGCCTCGCCGACCTGCGCTTCGAGCACGACGCGGGCAAGATCGATGCGGCGGACTTCGCCGTGGTGGACGCCCAGCTGCGCGAAGAGGCCAAGGACGTGCTCAAGGCCCTCGACGAAGAGCTCGAGCCCTACCGCGGGCAGGCCGACGCCGTGATCGAGGCGTACCTCGCCGGGAGCTCGCTCGAGTCCATGGCGCCTGCCGAGCTGCTGGCCGCGCAGACCAAGCGGCGCGCCTCCGCCCCCGAGGGAACAGCGAGCGCGGCCGACGGCGCCGTGACCGCGGCCCCCGCGCCTCGCCGCCGCCGGCGCGGGAAGCCGAGCGCCTCGGACAGCGGCTCGCGGGACAACCACTTGCTGTGCCCGCAGTGCATGGCGCCCAACGTGCCGGACGCCGAGTTCTGCTGCGAGTGCTCCGCGCGCGTGGCGCCGCTCGAGTGCGCGGCCTGTCACACCGTCAACGACGCCGACGCCACGTTCTGCAAGAAGTGCGGCGGCGCGCTGGTCGAGGAGCCCTCGGAGCCGGGGAAGAAGTCATGA
- a CDS encoding HNH endonuclease encodes MRTLVLDQGYQPHRIVSWQKGIALFFRGKVDVLEEYEDEVHTVSSAYRLPAVVRLRVPVPFRVQRIRFSRLNVLRRDGFACQYCGQEGGSKDLTIDHVVPKARGGLTAWANVVTACRPCNQRKGDRVLARSGLTLAKRPAAPTWLPAGPGREELQSAPAVWSTWGVVSASLG; translated from the coding sequence ATGCGCACGCTCGTACTCGACCAAGGCTACCAACCCCACCGCATCGTCTCGTGGCAGAAGGGCATCGCGCTCTTCTTCCGCGGCAAGGTCGACGTCCTCGAAGAGTACGAGGACGAGGTCCACACCGTGAGCAGCGCCTACCGGCTCCCGGCCGTGGTGCGCTTGCGCGTCCCCGTGCCGTTTCGCGTCCAGCGCATCCGCTTCTCGCGGCTCAACGTGCTGCGCCGCGACGGCTTCGCCTGCCAGTACTGCGGGCAGGAGGGCGGCAGCAAGGACCTGACCATCGACCACGTGGTGCCGAAGGCCCGCGGCGGGCTCACCGCCTGGGCCAACGTCGTGACCGCCTGCCGGCCGTGCAACCAGCGCAAGGGTGACCGCGTGCTGGCGCGCTCGGGGCTCACCTTGGCCAAGCGACCGGCGGCGCCCACGTGGCTGCCGGCGGGCCCGGGGCGGGAGGAGCTGCAGAGCGCTCCGGCGGTCTGGAGCACTTGGGGTGTGGTCTCCGCATCGCTCGGGTAG
- a CDS encoding SUF system Fe-S cluster assembly regulator, which yields MLRISKLTDYGIVIATHLASCGGPHPVSDLSAETQIPAPTVAKVLKALAKAELVVSHRGAHGGYQLAHRPEDVSVVRVIEALEGPIAVTECVDDESVCSHEARCNVRANWQRINDAVYTALEAIKLSDMAEPGGARLVQLVRSAGEANKARVSV from the coding sequence ATGCTGCGCATCTCGAAATTGACCGACTACGGCATCGTCATCGCCACGCACCTCGCGTCGTGTGGCGGGCCGCATCCGGTCAGCGACCTGAGCGCCGAGACGCAGATCCCCGCGCCCACGGTGGCCAAGGTGCTGAAGGCGCTGGCCAAGGCCGAGCTGGTGGTGAGCCACCGCGGCGCGCACGGCGGCTATCAGCTGGCGCACCGGCCCGAGGACGTGAGCGTGGTGCGGGTGATCGAGGCGCTCGAGGGGCCCATCGCGGTCACCGAGTGCGTGGACGACGAGAGCGTGTGTTCCCACGAGGCGCGGTGCAACGTGCGCGCCAACTGGCAGCGCATCAACGACGCGGTCTACACGGCGCTCGAGGCCATCAAGCTGTCGGACATGGCCGAGCCGGGCGGCGCGCGCCTGGTGCAGCTGGTGCGCAGCGCGGGCGAGGCCAACAAGGCGCGGGTGAGCGTGTGA
- a CDS encoding TIGR02450 family Trp-rich protein: MNRVHPKKLFNSKWTAVQPLNKERHFLVTEVELDEDEQVVVSCVLEPVMTKRSRRVGWRELTDSDVWLQGWK; this comes from the coding sequence ATGAACCGCGTTCACCCGAAGAAGCTGTTCAACAGCAAGTGGACCGCCGTGCAGCCGCTCAACAAAGAGAGGCACTTCCTGGTCACCGAAGTGGAGCTCGACGAGGATGAACAGGTGGTGGTCTCGTGCGTGCTCGAGCCCGTCATGACCAAGCGCAGCCGACGCGTCGGCTGGCGGGAGCTGACGGATTCCGATGTCTGGCTTCAGGGCTGGAAGTAG
- the sufB gene encoding Fe-S cluster assembly protein SufB, producing the protein MAEATQEIDQVLKKSYDAGFITDIEQEFAPVGLDESTVRFISAKKSEPEWLLEWRLSAFRAWQKMKEPRWANVDYPEIDYQSICYYAAPKSPDDAPKSLDDVDPKLLETYAKLGIPLHERAILAGVAVDAVFDSVSVHTSFRGKLAEEGIIFMSFSEAVHAHPELVRKYLGTVVPVRDNYFAALNSAVFSDGSFVYIPKGVRCPMELSTYFRINAANTGQFERTLIIADAGSHVSYLEGCTAPQRDENQLHAAIVELVAHEGAEIKYSTVQNWYPGDENGKGGIFNFVTKRGLCEGARSKISWTQVETGSAITWKYPSCMLKGDDSVGEFYSVALSNHRQQADTGTKMIHLGKRTRSTIVSKGISAGHGRQTYRGGVTIARSAEGARNYTQCDSLLIGDKCQAHTVPYVDVKNPTAKVEHEATTSRIGEDQLFYCQQRGLSEEDAVSLIVNGFAKEVLKELPMEFAVEAQKLLGVSLEGAIG; encoded by the coding sequence ATGGCTGAAGCAACCCAAGAGATCGATCAAGTCCTCAAGAAGTCCTACGACGCCGGCTTCATCACCGACATCGAGCAGGAGTTCGCGCCCGTGGGCCTGGACGAGAGCACGGTGCGCTTCATCTCCGCCAAGAAGAGCGAGCCCGAGTGGCTTCTCGAGTGGCGCCTGAGCGCGTTTCGCGCCTGGCAGAAGATGAAGGAGCCGCGTTGGGCCAACGTGGACTACCCCGAGATCGACTACCAGAGCATCTGCTACTACGCGGCGCCCAAGTCGCCGGACGACGCGCCCAAGAGCCTCGACGACGTGGACCCCAAGCTGCTCGAGACCTACGCCAAGCTGGGCATCCCGCTGCACGAGCGCGCCATCCTGGCCGGCGTGGCCGTGGACGCCGTGTTCGACAGCGTGTCGGTGCACACCAGCTTCCGCGGCAAGCTGGCCGAAGAGGGCATCATCTTCATGAGCTTCTCGGAGGCCGTGCACGCGCACCCCGAGCTGGTGCGCAAGTACCTCGGCACCGTGGTGCCCGTGCGCGACAACTACTTTGCGGCGCTCAACAGCGCGGTCTTCAGCGACGGCTCGTTCGTGTACATCCCGAAGGGCGTGCGCTGCCCCATGGAGCTGAGCACCTACTTCCGTATCAACGCGGCCAACACGGGGCAGTTCGAGCGCACGCTGATCATCGCCGACGCGGGGTCGCACGTGAGCTACCTCGAGGGCTGCACCGCGCCGCAGCGCGACGAGAACCAGCTGCACGCGGCCATCGTGGAGCTGGTCGCGCACGAGGGCGCCGAGATCAAGTACAGCACCGTCCAGAACTGGTACCCCGGCGACGAGAACGGGAAGGGCGGCATCTTCAACTTCGTGACCAAGCGCGGCTTGTGCGAAGGGGCGCGCAGCAAGATCAGCTGGACCCAGGTGGAGACCGGCTCGGCCATCACCTGGAAGTACCCCAGCTGCATGCTCAAGGGCGACGACTCGGTGGGCGAGTTCTACTCGGTGGCGCTCAGCAACCACCGCCAGCAGGCCGACACCGGCACCAAGATGATTCACCTCGGTAAGCGCACGCGCTCCACCATCGTGAGCAAGGGCATCAGCGCGGGGCACGGCCGTCAGACCTACCGCGGCGGCGTCACCATCGCCCGCAGCGCCGAGGGCGCGCGCAACTACACGCAGTGCGACTCGCTGCTGATCGGCGACAAGTGCCAAGCACACACCGTGCCCTACGTGGACGTGAAGAACCCCACCGCCAAGGTGGAGCACGAGGCCACCACGTCGCGCATCGGCGAGGACCAGCTCTTCTACTGCCAGCAGCGCGGGCTGAGCGAGGAAGACGCCGTGAGCCTGATCGTGAACGGCTTCGCCAAGGAAGTGCTGAAGGAGCTGCCCATGGAGTTCGCCGTGGAGGCCCAAAAACTACTCGGTGTCAGCCTCGAAGGCGCCATCGGCTGA